In Hippopotamus amphibius kiboko isolate mHipAmp2 chromosome 6, mHipAmp2.hap2, whole genome shotgun sequence, the genomic window CaggtctttaattttaaaatgactgtCTTTCAGCAGTGGCATCCACATCACATAGAAACACCCCCAGAAAGTCACCGACACGGCCTTTCCCCACCTCTGAGTTCCAGCCGGCCTGCAGCGCGCGGCCGCCGGTGGTCTTGCCGCCCATCTCAAAGGCACCGAGGGGCGGCACAGGATTTTCTCTCCCACGTGCGAGGACCCCGCCCAGGACTCAGGACACGCCCGGTTCTCCCCGCCTCTGGCGGATTAAAACTAGCCCCGGGCGCCGGGGGGGCCGGCTGGGGAGGCCCAGTGGGCCGGGACACGCGCCGCGCGCCGCGGCTCCTCGCCCCGCCGCGTCCCGGGCcccgcgcgcggctcctcctcccgcCGGCGCGCCTGGCTCGGCGTGGACCGGGCGGCCGGTGCGGAGCCGCGAGTCCGGGCAGAGCCCCCCGGCCccggaagggagggaggcagggagggaggaagcgaCGAGGAAGGAGGGGTGCCTCGGCGCGAAGCCCGGGGCGCGAGGAAGCCGGAGATGCCGCGGCCGGACCGAGGTGGGTGCGGAGGGCGGAGGGCGGAGGCCGAGGGGCCGACCGGGCCAGCCCCGGGGAGGGCGCGGGCCGCGCGCGCGCCGGGACTGACGCCGCCCCTCTCCTTGCAGGGCGCTGACGAGCCGCCGGCCCGGCCGCACCATGCCCTTcccgcccgcgcccgccccggcggcccccgccgcgcgcccgccgccccgcAGGCCCGCCGCCCCCCGCAAGGCGGCGGCCCCCGTCCGCGCCCCGCCCGGGCCCTCGCCGCCCGCCGCGGCCGCGGAGAAGAAGAGGCGGCCCCCCGAGCGGCCCCCGGGGCCGCTGTCCAGCTCCTGGCCCTCCGCCACCCTGAAGCGGCCGCCGGCCCGccgcgcccccggcccggccgccccgcgcgccccgcccgcgGCCCCGAGCGCGCCCCGGCCGGCCGGCTGCGCAGACGGCGCCGCGGGGACCACGGGGGGCTCGGGGGGCGCGGGGCCCGGGCCCGACGCCGCGCTGCGCTTCTCGCTGAGCCTCACGCCCGAGGCCGCGCTGGTCCTCCAGCGGCGCCACCTGGAGAGGCAGCTGCAGGCGCGGCCCCGTCGGGCGGCCCCCGCGCCCCCGGCCGCCTCCCGGCGCCCGCTCGCCCCCGGCCGGCCCCTGCCCGGCGGCCTGCAGGGCCCCGAGCCGCGCCCGCTGCTCCAGGTGTCGCTGCTCAACGAGCGGCACAAGTACGACGACGTGGAGTacgaggaggaggcggcggcggcggccgacgAGGGCCTGGTGCGCAAGTGCACCGAGTGGCTGCGCGGCGTGGAGTCGGCGGCCGCCGCGCGCCACCGGGCGCGGCCCCTGGACGCGCTGCCGCACCTGAGCTCGCTGTGACCGCGCCCCGGAGGCCGCCCCGGGCCGAGGGGCCCACGCGGGACGCGGCCCGCCTGGCGCTCGCCCTGCCCCGCGCCCGGGCCGGCCCCCGCGGCTCCGCCTTCTGCGCCCGCGGGTGTCCTCGGGGCTCGCGGTGGGGGGTGAGCGGGGGTGAGGATGCCGCAGCCCCCGCCCCTGAGGTTCGCGTGGGTCCCGAGCCCCTCTGCCGGGAGCCGGGCCCTGTCTGCGGGTGTCGCCCTGCGGGAGCAGGGTGCCGGGTGCCCTGGTCCGAGCCGCGGGTGACAGCCAGGTGCTGGGGCGCCGGGAGGGTGGCCGTCTGGTGCAGAGCTGGACGCGGTGCCGCATGTGCGACCTTGTTTCGCCTGAGTGCGAAAGACGTCCCGGGGACTTGGAAAGGCTGCGGACTCCAGGGAACCGAACTTCCCAGCGGAATGGCGGCGGGACGTGACACCAGGAAGGTCCGCCTGGCGAGTGGGCGCTGTGATGGGCGCTCTGTGGTCTCAACACTGACTCACGGGGGCTTGCGAGCGCACGCACGCACTTACACACAGTGCTTCCCTTCACGCACACGACTCCGCTCTCACACTCCCGTACTTGTGCTCTCGTGCACACTGGTACACCTCACACTCACGCTGGTGCGTGCACACGTGCTCACACATCCTCACACTCACACTGGGCCACATGTGTGTTCCCGCGCACAGCGCTGTCTCCGCTCACacctcacacacacgcacacacaggagACTTTTTTGCAGCGCGGCTGCGGGCATTGTTTTCAGTGTCTGGGTAAGGTGTGAGCAGAGCAAGGCCCAGCT contains:
- the PRR18 gene encoding proline-rich protein 18, translated to MPFPPAPAPAAPAARPPPRRPAAPRKAAAPVRAPPGPSPPAAAAEKKRRPPERPPGPLSSSWPSATLKRPPARRAPGPAAPRAPPAAPSAPRPAGCADGAAGTTGGSGGAGPGPDAALRFSLSLTPEAALVLQRRHLERQLQARPRRAAPAPPAASRRPLAPGRPLPGGLQGPEPRPLLQVSLLNERHKYDDVEYEEEAAAAADEGLVRKCTEWLRGVESAAAARHRARPLDALPHLSSL